The genomic window ATGAGATGAAAAATTATTTTATTCTTTTCTGTTTCCTTTTGGGATTTCAATCATTCGCCCAAAAAGAAAGTGATTTTTACACTGACAAAATCAAAGACGCTAAGAAAAAAGTTGATTTGGTAAAAGACTATAAGGTCAACAATAAAGACGATCAGGACGATAGTGAGAAACTGCAAAAAGCGATTGACGATTTAACTGCTTCAAGTAAAGGTGGTGTGATCAACATTCCTGCAGGTAAATATTATTTCAAAAATGTAGTTCTTAAATCGAATGTTCATATTATCATCGATTCGAAAGCGACAATTTATGCTACTTACCCTGGTAATAACAAGAACTTTGTGATCATGTCGTTTGGCGATGAAAAGCACAGAGCAACCAACGTAAGTGTAAGATCGAACAAAGACATGTACACTGTTGATTTGAGTGTTTCTCAGAACAAAAACGTAAGAATGTTCCAATTGGCGAACTCTGAAAACTTCCTGATTGAAGGCATGAACATCTTGGATGACAATACTAAATTCAATGGAATTACTTTGGGTTATGTCAAGTACAAAGGAGAATATGTGATGCCAGAAAATGGTGTCATCAAAAACTGTCGTATCGAGAAAGCACACTACGGTTATGGATTGATTCAATCACAAGCAGCTAAAAATGTATACTACGAAAACATTTGGGGTGATGGTGGTGTAACACTTCGTTTAGAAACAGGTTTGAAGAAAATGAACGACCTTCAAGTAGGTGGTAACTTCAATATTGTAGCGAAAAACATCTATTGCCAAAACGGTAATGCTGCTTTAATGGTATCTCCTCACTCTATCCAAAACGGACACGTGGAAGCGGAAAATGTAGAAGCAGTCAACTGTGGTTTTGCAGTAAGAGTAGGTAAAGGTTATGTGTCTAAAAAACAAAAAGTAGACAACCTTAAGCCAGGTACATATGCAGGTACTTCTAAAATCACGAACGTGAAAAGTACTTACGGTACGACAGCGCAAGTAAAGTCTAAGCACTTTAGATATATGCCTTGTGAAGATCGTAAATTAATCGACGGTAAGAACCCTGACGGCGAAAGCTACAAAGCACCATCATGTGCAACGGTAGTAAACACAGCCGAAGGAAAAGGCGGTGCTGCAAAAGGGTATTGGAACATCGAAATCACTAATGTGAAATCAATCGGTTACCCTCACCAAAAGAACGATATTATGTATGAGAAAGATGCAGTGAAAGACTGTAACGAAGGGAAGTAAGCCTTTATATATTTAGCATAGAATACGAATCAGGTTAGTTTATTTTTAAAATGAACTAACCTGATTTTTTTTATGCCTATCAACGCTCTATTTCAATTTTTAACCTATTCATCTGAGTTCGACGAGAAATATTTTTCATCGAACTCAGGTGATTATTTATTGAATAAAATGTGTCTTTATTCT from Flammeovirga yaeyamensis includes these protein-coding regions:
- a CDS encoding glycosyl hydrolase family 28-related protein yields the protein MKNYFILFCFLLGFQSFAQKESDFYTDKIKDAKKKVDLVKDYKVNNKDDQDDSEKLQKAIDDLTASSKGGVINIPAGKYYFKNVVLKSNVHIIIDSKATIYATYPGNNKNFVIMSFGDEKHRATNVSVRSNKDMYTVDLSVSQNKNVRMFQLANSENFLIEGMNILDDNTKFNGITLGYVKYKGEYVMPENGVIKNCRIEKAHYGYGLIQSQAAKNVYYENIWGDGGVTLRLETGLKKMNDLQVGGNFNIVAKNIYCQNGNAALMVSPHSIQNGHVEAENVEAVNCGFAVRVGKGYVSKKQKVDNLKPGTYAGTSKITNVKSTYGTTAQVKSKHFRYMPCEDRKLIDGKNPDGESYKAPSCATVVNTAEGKGGAAKGYWNIEITNVKSIGYPHQKNDIMYEKDAVKDCNEGK